One genomic window of Streptomonospora nanhaiensis includes the following:
- a CDS encoding YbjN domain-containing protein produces MSEQARAAAVAAVEAAVKEAELEVERSSPESFVVALPGRRKLKTMVVISVGEHSLLVKTFFCRRPDENHAEFYRWLLQKNDAMYGMAFSADEVGDVYISGRLPLAGVTPEEVDRLLGCVLSYSDDNFNGALERGFATSIRREWDWRYRRGHSLRNLEAFRHLVEEDRQAPPARG; encoded by the coding sequence ATGTCAGAGCAAGCCAGGGCGGCCGCGGTCGCCGCCGTCGAGGCCGCCGTCAAGGAGGCCGAACTGGAGGTCGAGCGGTCCTCCCCCGAGTCGTTCGTCGTGGCGCTGCCCGGCCGGCGCAAGCTCAAAACGATGGTCGTCATCAGCGTGGGCGAGCACAGCCTGCTGGTGAAGACGTTCTTCTGCCGCCGCCCCGACGAGAACCACGCCGAGTTCTACCGGTGGCTGCTGCAGAAGAACGACGCCATGTACGGCATGGCGTTCTCCGCCGACGAGGTCGGCGACGTCTACATCTCCGGGCGCCTCCCCCTGGCCGGCGTCACCCCCGAGGAGGTCGACCGGCTGCTGGGGTGCGTGCTCAGCTACTCCGACGACAACTTCAACGGCGCCCTGGAGCGCGGGTTCGCCACCTCCATCCGCAGGGAGTGGGACTGGCGCTACCGGCGCGGCCACAGCCTGCGCAACCTGGAGGCGTTCCGCCACCTGGTGGAGGAGGACCGGCAGGCCCCGCCCGCGCGCGGCTGA
- the mshA gene encoding D-inositol-3-phosphate glycosyltransferase — MASISMHTSPLEQPGSGDAGGLNVYTVEVAKRLARRGVATDVFTRATGPDQPPVVEMLPGVTVHHIPAGPYGSLDKNALAHYLCPFIFGVLQAEAGNEPGHYDLVHGHYWLSGRAGLAAAHRWGVPLVQSMHTLARVKNLALAQGDTPEPDSRVRGEDQLVRQADHLVANTGVERGQLIEHYGADPGRVSTVAPGVDLELFSPGSRQEALRAVGLPGDAELLLFVGRVQRLKAPDVLLRAAAALLERDPALRDRLVVAIVGGLSGGDLSQPRMLAELARSLGVADIVRWEPPRSRAELVSYYRAATATVVPSYSESFGLVAVESQACGTPVVASRVGGLPTAVRDGASGVLIDGHRPEDYARVLHRLVREPAWRARLGAEGLRHAAGLGWDATVDGLLGVYRETLVGGRLPLAAGQ, encoded by the coding sequence ATCGCGTCGATCAGCATGCACACCTCGCCCCTGGAGCAGCCCGGAAGCGGCGACGCCGGGGGGTTGAACGTCTACACCGTCGAGGTCGCCAAGCGGCTCGCCCGGCGCGGGGTCGCCACCGACGTGTTCACCCGCGCCACCGGCCCCGACCAGCCGCCCGTCGTGGAGATGCTGCCCGGGGTCACCGTCCACCACATCCCCGCCGGCCCCTACGGCTCCCTCGACAAGAACGCCCTGGCGCACTACCTGTGCCCCTTCATCTTCGGCGTGCTCCAGGCCGAGGCCGGCAACGAGCCCGGCCACTACGACCTCGTCCACGGCCACTACTGGCTGTCGGGCCGCGCCGGCCTGGCCGCCGCGCACCGCTGGGGCGTCCCGCTCGTGCAGTCCATGCACACCCTGGCCCGGGTGAAGAACCTCGCGCTGGCCCAGGGCGACACCCCCGAACCCGACAGCCGGGTCCGCGGCGAGGACCAGCTCGTCCGCCAGGCCGACCACCTGGTCGCCAACACCGGCGTGGAGCGCGGCCAGCTCATCGAGCACTACGGCGCCGACCCCGGCCGCGTCAGCACCGTTGCGCCCGGCGTGGACCTGGAGCTGTTCAGCCCCGGCTCCCGCCAGGAGGCGCTGCGCGCGGTCGGCCTGCCCGGCGACGCCGAACTCCTGCTGTTCGTGGGCCGGGTGCAGCGCCTCAAGGCCCCCGACGTGCTGCTGCGGGCCGCCGCCGCGCTGCTGGAGCGCGACCCCGCGCTGCGCGACCGCCTGGTGGTGGCGATCGTCGGCGGGCTGTCGGGCGGCGACCTCTCCCAGCCGCGCATGCTCGCCGAACTCGCGCGCTCGCTGGGGGTGGCCGACATCGTCCGCTGGGAGCCGCCGCGCTCGCGCGCCGAACTCGTCTCCTACTACCGGGCCGCCACCGCCACGGTCGTACCCTCCTACTCGGAGTCCTTCGGGCTGGTGGCGGTGGAGTCCCAGGCGTGCGGCACACCGGTCGTCGCCTCGCGGGTGGGCGGCCTGCCCACGGCGGTGCGCGACGGCGCCTCGGGCGTGCTCATCGACGGCCACCGCCCCGAGGACTACGCGCGGGTGCTGCACCGGCTGGTCCGCGAGCCCGCCTGGCGCGCGCGCCTGGGCGCCGAGGGGCTCCGGCACGCGGCCGGACTGGGGTGGGACGCCACGGTCGACGGCCTCCTCGGGGTCTACCGTGAGACTTTGGTCGGCGGGCGCCTGCCGCTCGCCGCAGGGCAGTAG
- a CDS encoding phosphoglyceromutase → MATLVLLRHGESVWNAEGLFTGWVDVDLSATGEEEARRGGELLRDADLRPGIVHTSVLKRAIRTANIALEAADLHWLPVRRSWRLNERHYGALQGKNKAQTREEYGDEQFMVWRRSYDTPPPPIADDDPYSQVNDRRYGQLPPELMPRTECLADVVDRMLPYWYDVIVPDLAAGRTVLVAAHGNSLRALVKHLDKIDDETIAGLNIPTGIPLVYELNDDFTPRKQGGEYLDPEAAKAAIEAVKNQGKK, encoded by the coding sequence ATGGCGACTCTCGTTCTACTGCGACACGGTGAAAGTGTCTGGAACGCCGAAGGGCTGTTCACCGGCTGGGTGGACGTCGACCTGTCGGCCACCGGCGAGGAGGAGGCGCGCAGGGGCGGGGAGCTGCTGCGCGACGCCGACCTCCGTCCCGGCATCGTGCACACCTCGGTGCTCAAGCGCGCGATCCGCACGGCCAACATCGCCCTGGAGGCGGCCGACCTGCACTGGCTGCCGGTGCGCCGCTCCTGGCGCCTCAACGAGCGCCACTACGGCGCCCTGCAGGGCAAGAACAAGGCCCAGACCCGCGAGGAGTACGGCGACGAGCAGTTCATGGTCTGGCGCCGCTCCTACGACACCCCGCCGCCGCCGATCGCCGACGACGACCCCTACTCGCAGGTGAACGACCGCCGCTACGGCCAACTCCCGCCGGAGCTCATGCCCCGCACGGAGTGCCTGGCCGACGTGGTCGACCGCATGCTCCCCTACTGGTACGACGTCATCGTCCCCGACCTGGCCGCCGGCCGCACCGTCCTGGTCGCCGCCCACGGCAACTCCCTGCGCGCCCTGGTCAAGCACCTCGACAAGATCGACGACGAGACCATCGCCGGCCTCAACATCCCCACCGGCATCCCCCTCGTCTACGAACTCAACGACGACTTCACCCCGCGCAAGCAGGGCGGAGAGTACCTCGACCCAGAGGCCGCCAAGGCCGCCATCGAGGCCGTCAAGAACCAGGGCAAGAAGTAG